Proteins encoded by one window of Flavobacterium sp. N502540:
- the sucC gene encoding ADP-forming succinate--CoA ligase subunit beta, with product MNIHEYQGKEILASYGVRIQRGIVANNAVEAVAAAKQLTAETGTGWHVIKAQIHAGGRGKGGGVKLAKNLQQVEEIAEQIIGMQLITPQTSAEGKKVNKVLVAEDVYYPGESETSEFYVSVLLNRGTGRNMIMYSTEGGMDIEEVAEHTPHLIFTEEIDPTVGLQGFQARRIAFNLGVTGNAFKEMVKFIDALYNAYVGSDASMFEINPVLKTSDNKILAVDAKVNIDDNALYRQPKYAEMRDIREENPIEVEAKEVGLNYVDLDGTVGCMVNGAGLAMATMDLIKYAGFEPANFLDVGGTADAKRVETAFRIILKDPNVKAILINIFGGIVRCDRVAQGVVDAYKNMGDAINVPIIVRLQGTNAEIAKELIDNSGMPILSAVQFQEAADQVKAALS from the coding sequence ATGAACATACACGAATATCAAGGAAAAGAAATTTTAGCAAGTTACGGAGTACGCATTCAACGCGGAATTGTGGCTAACAATGCGGTTGAAGCTGTGGCTGCTGCAAAACAATTAACTGCCGAAACTGGTACAGGATGGCATGTGATAAAAGCACAAATTCACGCAGGTGGACGTGGAAAAGGTGGTGGAGTGAAGTTGGCTAAAAACTTGCAACAAGTTGAAGAAATTGCTGAACAAATCATCGGAATGCAATTGATTACTCCTCAAACTTCTGCTGAGGGTAAAAAAGTAAACAAAGTTTTAGTTGCTGAAGATGTTTACTATCCTGGTGAAAGCGAAACTTCTGAGTTTTATGTTTCTGTTTTATTGAATAGAGGTACAGGACGTAACATGATTATGTATTCTACTGAAGGTGGAATGGATATCGAAGAAGTTGCTGAGCATACACCACACTTAATCTTTACAGAAGAAATTGATCCAACTGTTGGATTACAAGGTTTTCAGGCAAGAAGAATTGCTTTTAACTTAGGTGTTACTGGAAATGCTTTTAAAGAAATGGTGAAATTCATCGATGCTTTATACAACGCTTACGTTGGTTCTGATGCATCTATGTTCGAAATCAACCCGGTTTTGAAAACTTCAGATAACAAAATTCTTGCTGTTGACGCTAAAGTAAATATCGACGATAATGCTTTATACAGACAACCAAAATATGCTGAGATGAGAGATATCCGTGAGGAGAATCCAATCGAGGTTGAAGCTAAAGAAGTAGGATTGAACTATGTAGATCTTGACGGTACTGTAGGTTGTATGGTAAACGGAGCTGGTCTTGCAATGGCAACTATGGATTTAATTAAATATGCTGGTTTTGAGCCTGCTAACTTCTTAGATGTTGGTGGAACTGCTGATGCTAAACGTGTTGAAACAGCTTTCCGTATTATCTTAAAAGATCCAAACGTAAAAGCTATTTTGATCAATATCTTCGGAGGAATCGTTCGTTGTGACCGTGTTGCTCAAGGTGTTGTTGATGCTTACAAAAACATGGGTGATGCTATCAATGTGCCAATTATCGTTCGTTTGCAAGGAACAAATGCTGAAATTGCAAAAGAATTAATTGACAACTCAGGTATGCCAATTTTATCAGCTGTTCAATTTCAGGAAGCTGCTGACCAAGTTAAAGCTGCTCTTTCTTAA
- a CDS encoding DUF5694 domain-containing protein, producing the protein MKKIILLLLAVITFNTVSGQSKKKQILLLGTFHFENPGLDVAKINSFNVMSDRSQKELENIANKIKKFGPDKIFVEWNYQKQDKLDKFYNRNTDSLLHKQSDEIVQVALRSAKKLGHKKLYGIDYNNTDFPYDSLVKGMTAAGQFDLIKKNEETMKYYEKSQNEKIAKYSLTELLLDINTKKSNEDNIGWYVETATKGGKTDDFVGAYLVSEWYRRNLYMYALIQKLTESKDNKIMVLLGAGHTAMIREFVEHNPEFEIVELATVLK; encoded by the coding sequence ATGAAAAAAATCATCTTACTATTACTTGCTGTTATCACATTTAATACCGTTTCCGGACAGTCAAAGAAAAAACAAATACTTTTACTTGGAACCTTCCATTTTGAAAACCCGGGACTCGACGTTGCTAAAATCAACAGCTTTAATGTGATGTCAGACAGAAGCCAAAAGGAACTGGAGAACATCGCCAATAAAATTAAAAAATTTGGTCCGGATAAAATCTTTGTCGAATGGAATTACCAAAAACAGGACAAACTGGACAAATTCTATAATAGAAATACGGACAGTTTACTTCATAAACAATCAGATGAAATTGTACAGGTAGCATTAAGATCAGCTAAAAAACTAGGTCATAAAAAGTTATATGGTATTGATTACAACAACACCGATTTTCCATATGACAGTCTGGTAAAAGGAATGACAGCCGCCGGTCAGTTTGATCTAATCAAAAAGAATGAAGAAACTATGAAATATTATGAAAAGAGTCAAAATGAAAAAATTGCCAAATATTCACTGACTGAACTGCTGTTAGACATCAATACCAAAAAATCGAATGAAGACAATATTGGCTGGTATGTTGAAACAGCTACTAAAGGAGGCAAAACGGACGATTTTGTTGGGGCTTACTTAGTTTCGGAATGGTACAGAAGAAACCTTTATATGTATGCTTTAATTCAAAAACTAACCGAAAGTAAAGACAACAAAATAATGGTTTTATTAGGTGCCGGACATACCGCTATGATCAGGGAATTTGTAGAACACAATCCTGAATTTGAAATTGTAGAATTGGCAACAGTTTTAAAATAG
- a CDS encoding sensor histidine kinase encodes MKLKIPLSYHIFLFLGLYITSNLWEIGINNRDLDLVFNRISFMFNISFIVVIFIVYFLNFHTFCKWFLNKKKILLFVISIPVSLLIFAAIRYFVQEVILYELTGIHNYAKETREISYYIKDNFFFGLPAVVLSSLAYLFFHFQETQKQNQELVLENKKAELQMLKSQVSPHFLFNTLNSFYSQLVLKEDEMASDILVLSDLLRYVITETEKDEVLLSKEIQFVENYIHLQKKRFEDQLYLDFVIEGNYSTEKILPSVLVHFMENVFKHGKLNKEEEKAVIAIVIKENFLELSTFNYNGAGENYSSTGIGFDNLCKRLEHAYKGEFTLEKIAEKNTFKTYLKIPLKK; translated from the coding sequence ATGAAGCTGAAAATACCATTGTCTTATCATATCTTTCTTTTTCTGGGATTGTATATCACCTCTAATCTTTGGGAAATTGGGATAAACAATCGGGATTTGGATCTTGTATTCAACAGGATTTCCTTTATGTTTAACATTAGTTTTATAGTGGTAATCTTTATTGTCTACTTTTTGAATTTTCACACTTTTTGTAAATGGTTTTTAAACAAAAAGAAAATTCTTTTGTTTGTGATTAGCATTCCTGTCTCCTTGTTGATTTTTGCTGCGATACGTTATTTTGTTCAGGAAGTGATACTATATGAGCTCACAGGAATTCATAATTATGCAAAAGAAACCAGAGAGATCAGCTATTATATTAAGGACAATTTTTTCTTTGGCCTGCCTGCTGTTGTTTTAAGCAGTCTGGCTTATCTGTTTTTTCATTTTCAGGAAACGCAAAAACAAAATCAGGAATTAGTATTAGAAAATAAAAAGGCAGAACTTCAAATGTTGAAATCGCAGGTGAGTCCGCATTTTTTGTTTAACACCTTAAATTCCTTTTACAGTCAGCTGGTTTTGAAAGAGGATGAAATGGCTTCGGATATTTTGGTACTTTCGGATTTGCTGCGTTATGTGATTACAGAAACGGAGAAAGATGAGGTATTGCTTTCTAAAGAAATTCAATTTGTAGAAAACTACATTCATTTGCAGAAAAAAAGATTTGAAGATCAGCTTTACCTGGATTTTGTAATTGAAGGAAATTATTCAACAGAAAAGATTCTTCCGTCGGTGCTGGTACATTTTATGGAGAACGTTTTCAAACATGGAAAATTGAATAAAGAAGAGGAGAAAGCGGTTATTGCTATCGTAATAAAAGAAAATTTTTTAGAGCTGTCAACCTTTAACTATAATGGTGCAGGTGAAAATTATTCTTCAACCGGAATCGGTTTTGATAATCTTTGCAAACGCTTGGAGCATGCTTATAAAGGTGAGTTTACACTCGAGAAAATAGCAGAAAAGAATACCTTTAAAACTTATTTAAAAATACCATTAAAAAAGTAA
- a CDS encoding LytR/AlgR family response regulator transcription factor, which yields MKLKCIIVDDEPPATRILENYIGKVSFLEKTAVFNDALKALEFLNTHSVDVIFLDIQMPQLTGLQLSRIISKEIKVIFTTAYPDFALEGFELNAVDYLLKPIAFERFYQAVSKLNGNSKTEVVSNNNSAEFIFIKTDGKNKFVKLFLEEILYVESLQNYVCIHTGNQQIITHSSLKNVVESLPEKGFVQIHKSYVVALKHIESTDSFSVFINGKELPIGATFKDAFFELIDQNKI from the coding sequence ATGAAATTGAAGTGTATCATTGTTGATGATGAACCGCCCGCAACGCGTATTCTGGAAAATTATATCGGGAAAGTATCTTTTTTGGAAAAAACAGCTGTTTTCAATGATGCGTTGAAAGCATTGGAATTTCTAAATACACATAGTGTTGATGTTATTTTTCTGGATATTCAGATGCCGCAGCTAACGGGTTTGCAGCTTTCGAGAATCATTTCTAAAGAGATAAAAGTAATTTTTACAACGGCTTATCCCGATTTTGCTTTAGAGGGATTTGAATTGAATGCTGTAGATTATTTACTAAAACCAATCGCTTTCGAAAGGTTTTATCAGGCGGTTTCCAAACTAAATGGGAATTCAAAAACAGAAGTGGTATCGAATAACAATTCGGCTGAATTTATTTTTATTAAAACTGATGGAAAAAATAAATTTGTAAAGTTGTTTTTAGAGGAGATTTTATATGTAGAAAGTCTTCAGAATTATGTTTGCATTCATACTGGCAACCAACAAATTATTACGCATTCGTCCCTGAAGAATGTTGTTGAATCACTGCCCGAAAAAGGTTTTGTCCAAATTCATAAATCGTATGTGGTAGCTTTAAAACATATTGAGTCAACAGATAGTTTCTCTGTTTTTATAAATGGCAAAGAACTCCCGATTGGGGCTACTTTTAAAGATGCTTTCTTCGAACTAATTGACCAAAATAAGATATAA
- a CDS encoding UDP-3-O-(3-hydroxymyristoyl)glucosamine N-acyltransferase: MKFPRAYSLGEIADLLDCKFIGDQNFQVLGMNEIHVITPGDIVFVDHPKYYKKALDSAATIILINKAVDCPEGKALLISDNPFKDFNKLTKHFRPFQAAQAAIASSSTIGEGTVIISNCFVGNHVTIGGNCLLYPNVVLYDHTVIGDNVTIQAGTVLGSDAFYYKKGADGFDQLLSGGRVVIQDNVNIGALCTIDRGVSGDTIIGEGTKLDDQIHIGHDTVIGKMCLIASQTGIAGCVRIEYEVTIWGQVGIISGVTIGKKAILLAQSGVGKSLEGGKSYLGSPAIESRKMIKQLVTYNKLSETISKQNTESDI, translated from the coding sequence ATGAAATTCCCAAGAGCTTATTCCTTAGGTGAGATTGCAGATTTGCTTGATTGTAAATTTATTGGTGACCAAAATTTTCAGGTTTTAGGAATGAATGAAATTCATGTTATTACGCCAGGAGATATTGTTTTTGTTGACCACCCAAAATATTATAAAAAAGCACTAGACTCGGCTGCAACAATTATTCTGATTAATAAGGCTGTCGATTGTCCCGAAGGAAAAGCACTGCTAATTTCTGATAATCCATTTAAAGATTTTAATAAACTAACGAAGCATTTTAGACCATTTCAGGCAGCACAGGCAGCAATAGCATCTTCTTCGACTATTGGGGAAGGAACCGTAATTATATCCAATTGTTTTGTAGGGAATCACGTGACTATTGGGGGTAATTGTTTACTCTATCCGAATGTTGTTCTTTATGATCATACGGTAATTGGCGATAACGTTACTATTCAGGCCGGAACAGTTTTGGGATCGGATGCTTTTTATTATAAAAAAGGCGCGGATGGTTTTGATCAGTTACTATCCGGCGGAAGAGTTGTGATACAAGACAATGTCAACATTGGAGCGCTTTGTACGATTGACAGAGGAGTTTCAGGAGATACCATAATTGGAGAAGGAACTAAGCTGGATGATCAAATTCATATAGGGCATGATACCGTCATAGGGAAAATGTGCCTGATTGCTTCACAGACCGGTATTGCGGGTTGTGTGCGTATTGAATATGAAGTTACGATCTGGGGACAAGTGGGGATTATAAGCGGGGTTACAATAGGAAAGAAAGCTATACTATTGGCACAATCGGGAGTTGGTAAATCTTTAGAAGGTGGCAAATCTTATTTAGGATCACCAGCAATTGAATCCCGAAAAATGATAAAGCAATTAGTCACTTATAATAAACTTTCTGAAACTATAAGTAAACAAAATACAGAATCAGATATATAA
- the lpxD gene encoding UDP-3-O-(3-hydroxymyristoyl)glucosamine N-acyltransferase — translation MKSYSIQELSEVVNGIIWGTALLSQRINGVEQLDKAINTEISFIGSKKYEKEWKNSKAVVAVVNEDISIDPGEDRVFIKVGNADLAMAQILGLFAPSAPIFRNNIHVTAVVDESAIIGKNVRIGAGCYIGFGVKLSDNVTIYPNVTIFDACEIGENTIIWSGTVMRERCYIGSDCVIYPNVTIGADGFGYRPCKEKGLVKIPQIGNVIIGNEVEIGANTCIDRAKFSSTVIGDGCKIDNLVQIGHNCKLGKFCIIAGSTALGGSVTLGNGVILAGGVGVKDHVTIGDGAVIGVRSVVISNVAFGKTVLGYPAIESRKALKQWGLLKTMVSEG, via the coding sequence ATGAAATCGTATTCTATTCAGGAATTGAGTGAGGTTGTTAATGGGATTATCTGGGGCACAGCCTTGTTGTCGCAGAGAATTAATGGTGTGGAGCAATTAGATAAAGCTATCAATACAGAAATATCATTTATTGGAAGTAAAAAATATGAAAAGGAATGGAAGAATTCCAAAGCAGTTGTAGCTGTTGTTAACGAAGATATTTCGATAGATCCCGGAGAAGACCGTGTATTTATAAAAGTCGGGAATGCCGATTTGGCAATGGCACAAATATTAGGTCTTTTTGCCCCTTCTGCTCCAATATTTCGCAATAATATTCATGTTACTGCTGTTGTGGATGAATCCGCAATTATAGGTAAAAATGTTCGTATTGGAGCAGGATGTTATATCGGATTCGGAGTAAAACTGAGTGATAATGTAACTATTTACCCCAATGTAACTATTTTTGACGCATGTGAGATCGGAGAAAATACTATTATTTGGTCTGGAACCGTAATGCGGGAACGCTGTTATATTGGCAGTGATTGTGTCATTTATCCTAATGTGACTATCGGAGCAGATGGTTTTGGTTACCGCCCCTGTAAAGAAAAAGGATTGGTTAAAATTCCTCAGATCGGAAATGTAATTATCGGAAATGAAGTAGAGATTGGCGCTAACACCTGTATTGATCGGGCAAAATTTAGTTCCACTGTTATTGGAGATGGCTGTAAAATTGATAATTTGGTCCAGATAGGTCACAACTGTAAACTGGGTAAGTTTTGCATTATAGCAGGAAGTACTGCTTTAGGAGGTTCCGTAACTTTAGGAAACGGTGTAATCCTTGCAGGAGGAGTTGGTGTAAAAGATCATGTTACTATTGGCGATGGAGCCGTAATTGGAGTAAGGTCGGTAGTTATCAGTAATGTTGCCTTTGGAAAAACAGTGTTAGGTTATCCAGCCATAGAATCACGTAAAGCTTTAAAACAATGGGGGTTGTTAAAAACAATGGTTTCAGAGGGATAG
- a CDS encoding DUF1456 family protein → MTNNDILKKLRVALMLRDDQIVEILELVDFRISKSELGAFFRAEDHPNYMECGDQVLRNFLNGLVIHLRGTKENPKNPNDVLAKHKAQIPKKDSTKDRPEFKAAPKDSERARGDQSPSKSSSADKRPKKKEFPKGNGKPVVVEKVVYKNGKNKK, encoded by the coding sequence ATGACAAACAACGATATCCTAAAAAAACTTCGCGTGGCTTTGATGCTTCGTGACGACCAAATAGTAGAAATTTTAGAATTAGTAGATTTCAGAATTTCAAAATCAGAATTGGGCGCTTTTTTTAGAGCCGAAGATCACCCAAATTATATGGAATGTGGTGATCAGGTTTTACGTAATTTCTTAAACGGACTGGTAATTCATTTAAGAGGAACGAAAGAAAACCCGAAAAACCCGAATGATGTTTTAGCCAAGCACAAAGCTCAGATTCCAAAGAAAGACAGCACAAAGGACAGACCTGAATTTAAAGCCGCTCCTAAAGATTCTGAAAGAGCAAGAGGCGATCAAAGTCCATCAAAATCAAGTTCAGCTGATAAAAGACCTAAGAAGAAAGAGTTTCCAAAAGGCAATGGAAAACCAGTAGTGGTAGAGAAAGTAGTATATAAAAACGGTAAGAATAAAAAATAG
- a CDS encoding SusC/RagA family TonB-linked outer membrane protein translates to MKQKNFTFSFVLFLLASGMLFAQKITVKGSATDERGVSMPGVNIQEKGTSNTTTSGLDGDFAISVNKGSVLLFSFVGYKMNEATVTRSILNVKMNPDSKELDAVTVTAFGIKNKTKSLGYASQTLKASDIERPGQLNALESLQGGVAGVTISKTSGGVGAGIDIVIRGVSSLDPSNNNQPLIIIDGNPVNNATAIGNVAPSKGSNSVSSGEQFSFSNRAIDINPEDIESYTVLKGAGATALYGILAGNGVIIITTKRGKEGKPKININSSITFSEVNHYPELQSKYREGLNGASYVKSTVSDSASGFEWVNPASPGGFWSFGPEYSSSDGAGIKYRNFYKDFFKTGVTQNLGVSVSGGTEKINYFVSASTSKDEGIVPNTSYQRKTFKANGGYQISEKFKIGSSFAYTKSGGIRSNNGDKSVMSSLAYWSPSIDVNDYLTAAGKEKDYTNGIIDQPRYFTSVSNLKDDVNRIIASADFNYQATSWLNFVYRASVDNYSETRNRYVPANLDVGTAVNGFILDENIGFTGLNSSFVITANKKFGNFNTTLTLGNQILDTKNTYSNVRGEGIFITDFNNISNATNLFAYNTGEERVRNVGNFFEAKADYKEIIYLGVTGRYDQVSTLPVKNNKFDYYSANLSFLFGDLIDQNKSILSYGKLRTSWAQSGKTPPFAIFRKNIKDVNFPFNGVGGVSATSVDANPNLKAEIISTWEIGTDLRFFRDRIRLEYTYFNRVSEDQIIQRIVPQSSSITAFWDNGGSLKTTGNELTLGVDWFKNPKFSWTSTLNFTQYKTKVTALPFENIIFGYDSQATNITSQVRLGDAAGTLYGQSWQRVDGKVVIGGNGLPVFNKTSTGAIAIGKIGEAFPDWVATLNNTFKIKNFDIGFLLEYKKGGDAYDTARRNGIRNGVLGVTADRSETAVLDGVKSDGAGGYVPNDIPINKSLRNNYYNNTIYNTAADALIQDASWFKLRNVSVTYNMTKEALKIIGVSNLSFTVSGSNFLIWTPFDGFDPEGSSYSAGTNVYGFTGLTTPLTQSYSFSINLGF, encoded by the coding sequence ATGAAACAAAAGAATTTCACCTTTTCCTTCGTTTTGTTCTTACTCGCTTCAGGCATGCTGTTTGCACAAAAAATAACGGTAAAAGGAAGCGCAACAGATGAGAGGGGTGTTTCAATGCCAGGTGTAAATATCCAGGAAAAAGGAACATCCAATACTACTACTTCAGGTTTAGACGGGGATTTTGCCATTAGCGTAAATAAAGGATCAGTCTTGTTATTTTCGTTCGTTGGGTACAAAATGAATGAAGCTACTGTAACCCGAAGTATTTTGAACGTAAAAATGAATCCGGATTCTAAAGAGTTGGATGCAGTGACGGTAACCGCTTTTGGCATAAAAAATAAAACAAAATCTTTGGGTTATGCCAGCCAGACTTTGAAGGCCTCAGATATAGAAAGACCGGGCCAATTAAATGCTCTTGAAAGTTTGCAGGGAGGAGTAGCAGGAGTAACCATAAGTAAAACTTCCGGAGGAGTTGGTGCTGGTATAGACATTGTTATTCGCGGTGTCTCTTCTTTGGATCCGTCTAATAATAATCAGCCTTTGATTATTATTGATGGTAACCCTGTAAATAACGCTACAGCTATAGGAAATGTAGCTCCCTCAAAAGGTTCTAATTCTGTGAGTAGCGGAGAACAGTTTTCATTTTCCAACAGAGCAATAGATATCAATCCGGAAGATATAGAAAGCTACACTGTTCTTAAAGGAGCCGGTGCTACAGCATTGTATGGTATTTTGGCTGGTAATGGTGTGATTATTATCACTACCAAAAGAGGGAAAGAAGGAAAACCAAAAATTAATATCAATTCCAGTATTACTTTTAGTGAGGTAAATCATTATCCGGAGCTGCAATCCAAATACAGAGAAGGTCTAAACGGAGCTTCTTATGTAAAAAGTACCGTATCGGATAGCGCTAGTGGTTTTGAATGGGTAAATCCTGCAAGCCCGGGAGGGTTCTGGAGTTTTGGACCGGAATATTCCAGTTCAGATGGTGCAGGAATTAAATACAGAAATTTTTATAAGGATTTCTTTAAAACTGGTGTGACTCAAAACTTAGGCGTGAGTGTAAGCGGAGGAACAGAGAAAATCAATTATTTTGTGTCTGCTTCTACCAGTAAAGACGAAGGCATTGTACCAAACACTTCTTACCAAAGAAAAACTTTCAAAGCAAATGGAGGGTATCAGATTTCTGAAAAATTTAAAATTGGGTCCTCTTTTGCTTATACAAAATCCGGAGGTATAAGATCTAATAATGGAGACAAATCGGTTATGAGTTCTCTGGCATATTGGTCACCCTCTATTGATGTAAATGATTATCTTACCGCTGCCGGTAAAGAAAAAGATTATACAAATGGTATTATCGATCAGCCAAGATATTTTACCTCTGTAAGTAATTTAAAAGATGATGTAAATCGTATTATTGCTTCGGCCGATTTTAATTATCAGGCAACTTCATGGTTAAACTTTGTTTATAGAGCTAGTGTGGATAATTATTCTGAAACGAGAAACCGATATGTTCCTGCTAATCTCGATGTGGGAACAGCAGTAAATGGTTTTATTCTGGATGAAAATATTGGTTTTACGGGACTCAATTCTAGTTTTGTGATCACTGCCAATAAAAAATTTGGAAATTTTAATACTACCCTTACCTTAGGAAATCAAATTTTGGACACCAAAAATACGTATTCAAATGTGAGAGGGGAAGGAATTTTTATTACAGATTTTAATAATATTTCTAATGCGACCAATTTGTTTGCTTATAATACGGGTGAAGAGCGTGTAAGAAACGTGGGTAACTTTTTTGAAGCAAAAGCAGATTATAAAGAAATTATTTACCTTGGGGTTACGGGGCGATACGATCAGGTGTCTACTTTGCCGGTAAAGAATAATAAATTTGATTATTATTCTGCTAATTTGTCTTTTCTTTTTGGAGACCTGATCGATCAAAACAAATCTATTTTGTCTTATGGAAAATTAAGGACCTCCTGGGCACAAAGCGGAAAAACGCCCCCGTTTGCGATCTTTAGAAAAAATATAAAAGATGTAAATTTTCCATTCAACGGAGTTGGAGGAGTATCTGCCACATCTGTGGATGCCAATCCAAATTTGAAAGCCGAAATTATATCGACTTGGGAAATAGGTACGGATTTGCGTTTTTTTAGAGACAGGATCCGATTGGAATACACTTATTTTAACAGAGTTAGTGAGGATCAGATTATTCAAAGAATTGTGCCACAATCCTCTTCAATTACGGCATTCTGGGACAACGGCGGATCTTTAAAAACAACTGGAAACGAATTGACTTTAGGTGTAGATTGGTTTAAAAATCCAAAGTTCAGCTGGACCTCTACGCTAAATTTTACACAATACAAAACTAAAGTTACAGCATTGCCTTTTGAAAATATTATTTTCGGATATGACTCTCAGGCTACCAATATAACTTCACAAGTACGTTTGGGCGATGCAGCGGGAACACTTTATGGCCAGTCCTGGCAACGAGTAGACGGTAAAGTAGTGATTGGTGGAAACGGATTGCCTGTTTTTAATAAAACAAGTACGGGAGCCATAGCAATAGGTAAGATTGGTGAGGCTTTTCCGGACTGGGTAGCTACGCTAAACAATACCTTTAAAATTAAAAATTTTGATATCGGTTTTTTGCTGGAATATAAAAAAGGCGGAGACGCGTATGATACAGCCAGAAGAAACGGAATTAGAAATGGTGTTTTGGGAGTTACTGCTGACAGAAGCGAAACTGCTGTTTTAGACGGTGTAAAATCGGATGGAGCAGGAGGATATGTACCTAACGACATCCCTATAAATAAATCGTTACGAAACAATTATTATAACAATACGATTTACAATACAGCGGCGGATGCTCTTATTCAGGATGCCTCCTGGTTTAAGCTTAGAAATGTGTCGGTTACTTATAATATGACCAAAGAAGCATTAAAAATCATTGGTGTTTCTAATTTGTCTTTTACGGTATCGGGGAGTAATTTCCTGATTTGGACACCCTTTGATGGTTTTGATCCGGAAGGTTCCAGTTACAGTGCCGGTACCAATGTTTACGGATTTACGGGTTTGACGACTCCGCTTACACAATCATATTCATTTAGTATTAATCTAGGATTTTAA